A segment of the Bdellovibrio bacteriovorus genome:
AAACCATTTCTCACGCCGCCCGATGCCCAGAGCTGATACTCTACCCGGGCTTCGATGGCATTCAGCATGCTTTGCTTCGTGCTGATGCCCCAGTTGGCGAAAGTTTGGGCTACGTGATAAAGCATGTCGGATTCTTCCGAACGATAGCCTTCCACACGACCCCAGTGTGTCCCACCCTTACCGCTAACATCCACGCCGTAAATGCCGGTGCTGGAAAGACGCTTTAAAGTGTCCACGGAAAAACCGCAGCCCGTTTCCTTCACAATCACCGGCACACCGGCCAGTTTCACCAGATTTTCAATCGCGGAAAGACCGTTTTTGAAATCTGTCGTGCCTTCGGGCTGCAAAGCCTCTTGCAAAGGATTCAGGTGGACGAACAAAGCCACCGCTTCGGTGGAATCAATCAGTCGGCGGATTTTATCAATCGGCGACTTGATGAGCTGAGCGATTCCAATATTGCCAAGCAAGCGGGCTTTCGGCGCCTGTTTGCGCACGCGCGCCCATTCTTCGGCAGCATTGGAATCTTCCAGTTCACGACGTTGCGAACCAACCCCCATCAGAATCTGACGGCGGTCACTCAGACGCGCCAATGCCTCATTGATCTCGCGGCCCTTTTCGTGGCCCGCAGTCATTGAAGAGATAAAGATTGGAGATGAAAGTGGGATGGACTCCCCGGAAAAAAAGAAAGAGGTCGAAACATCGACCTCTTTAAAGTTCAGATCAGGCAAAGCCTCATGAATTAAAGTGATCGAGTCCAATCCGTTTTGTCCATCGGTCTGGGACCTTGGATCCAGCGCAATCCTGATATGATCGCGCTTTCTTTTTTCAAACTGACTATTGGACTCGTCCATGGGGCTAAGGCTCCTTTAACAGAGCTTTGCTGTACTTTTTAGCTTTGGCTTATGCCAAAGCGTGTTTGCAAAGTGCAGTGAATGCTGCTGCGTCGTTGATAGCAAGGTCAGCCAAGATTTTACGGTCAACTTGGATGCCAGCTTTAATCAAGCCACCGATCAAACGAGAGTATGTAGTCCCGTTCAAACGAGCTGCTGCATTGATACGCTGATTCCACAAAGTGCGGAAGTTACGTTTGTTAACTTTGCGATCGCGGTAAGCGAAAGCCATACCACGGTCATTTTTCTCTACCGCGTGGATGTACGCGCGAGAACCTGCGCTGTAGTAACCTTTTGCTCTTTTAAGAACTTTTTTGTGACGAGCACGATTTGTTTTAC
Coding sequences within it:
- the fni gene encoding type 2 isopentenyl-diphosphate Delta-isomerase, encoding MDESNSQFEKRKRDHIRIALDPRSQTDGQNGLDSITLIHEALPDLNFKEVDVSTSFFFSGESIPLSSPIFISSMTAGHEKGREINEALARLSDRRQILMGVGSQRRELEDSNAAEEWARVRKQAPKARLLGNIGIAQLIKSPIDKIRRLIDSTEAVALFVHLNPLQEALQPEGTTDFKNGLSAIENLVKLAGVPVIVKETGCGFSVDTLKRLSSTGIYGVDVSGKGGTHWGRVEGYRSEESDMLYHVAQTFANWGISTKQSMLNAIEARVEYQLWASGGVRNGLEIGKLMALGASKVGVAKPFLEAALQGDEALENLLTRLELELKTTLFCTGCRNLKDLQSKKVIQ
- the rplT gene encoding 50S ribosomal protein L20, with protein sequence MARVKSGKTNRARHKKVLKRAKGYYSAGSRAYIHAVEKNDRGMAFAYRDRKVNKRNFRTLWNQRINAAARLNGTTYSRLIGGLIKAGIQVDRKILADLAINDAAAFTALCKHALA